In Coffea eugenioides isolate CCC68of chromosome 4, Ceug_1.0, whole genome shotgun sequence, the genomic stretch CACAAATGGGTGAAGTATATCCTCGTTTTCGACCAATAagtacttaattttttttaagctTAATTTGATGATAATTTGCCAATAAGTACTAGAGTCAATGCTTTTAGTAGCAATCTTGTCCTCTCCCCCCATGGTCTTAAAGGTTCATATAACAAACTAGCTGCGttgttaattaattttgtcGACCCAAAAAGCAAAGAACAAAGTGTAACAAAAAATATTATTCCTATGTGTGTTGCATAtacttttaattgaagttgttggAGCTTCCTTCCCAAATTTAGTTGTTATGAAAATCCCTAAAAGTTGTGTATACAAATGGTTTCTTTGCAACTGATCGATGACAAAATCTTAGTCATTCTCCTCAACACAAAGGTGAACATAACAATTTGACTGATCTACACTTCTGCATAACCAATTTATTTGCACTTGCCACAGATATAGCAAATGTTGACAAAAGAATTTGTGTGTCTTACGTACCTTCCTAATTAAGTTACAATGTTTAGATTAGTTGGTATGTTAGTGTTTTAATGTGATTGATTGGGAACCAAGAATTCCATAAGTGTGGCGCTCTTTAGCCTACTAACTACTCATTGTCTGAGTCAAAAAAAGATGTTTCATTGGTACTTCAGAGAAATGATGTTTACTCAAATGTGTTTTTTTGCTGCATTGTCGTCTAATACATGGTATCACAAATAAGCGCAGGATAGGTTTGGAACACGTTTTCCAATGAAAACAAGGATGCTTCCCCATAGCTAAAACTCCATCAGTGGCTGATGATAGCCTTCATATGGGTGCTGAAGTGGAGGAGGATACAGGAAGTGGCACCAGGTTGCAGCCTCTATCGAAGTTTGATCCCTGCAGGAGACGTGGTGGCAGTGGCGATGATCCTCTTCTGTTTCAGCCTGCAAgatttgtcaaataaattggttaAGCAGTCACTTGTATTCCATTGCCTGTGGAGCATGAAAATGTAGCTGTGACCACAGGggatcatgtattttcatgaatgttaTGCTAGTTTCGACCTGATCTCTAGATTTAGTTGGTGAATGTTTTTTACATTTGGCACAAAAGTTTGCTGTTCTGGTTAGCTTGTCTCATTCCTGGCATTTATGATGCAGAAAGCAGGGAAACCCCAATTTGAATATCTTAGGAAtggtaagaaatggtgaagaATACTTTCAAAGATAACAAAGGAGAGATCAAGTATCAGGAAAGAAGAAGGGAATGTATAGGAGGAAAGGTCTTTAGCCCAATTGTTTACAAGTCACATCTTCGGTACTTAGTGATCCAAGCACGTATGGCTAAGAAATGATTGTTCAAACCATGGCCACCGCTATGCCTGAATattgtttcttcctttttccttctctagCTATCTTTCCTTTTGCTTTCCTTCTTCGATTTTTTTACTATATTTCTTCCATCTAGAATTTTTGGGTAGAAACCGAAAGACaagacaaagaaaagaaaaacatagaGTACCATATTAtaatttgaaaaaggaaaaaaatggaagGAAATTGAATAAACCCTAAATTTGCACATATAACTCGGGGAAATCTAGTCCCTCTTCACccaaaaagtaaacaaaaaaaaatctatcaattattattcatttttcttctatcaaaaaaattgaatcccctctttatcttttatttccAATTCCACCAATTtaatactctttttttttttgtggcaaTTTAACATACTCTTTTATGTTAATAGTACTATATATTTGGGGTTTGGATATGGGTTTATCAATTCACACAAAGATGATGAATAAATCATACTGATTCAATTCATCAACATGATACCAAGGAACAACAACAGTCCAAACATAGCATTATAAACTTTTTCTACTCCTCAAGAACAAGAATTTTTGGTGCCGTAAAGTGCTGTTTGTCGAGAGAAGAAACTGTGCTGCACAAGACTCTAAACAAAGGTGCTCTAAAAATCATGCATTCATTTGACAAAGTAAGAGGGCTCTTCAAGTTTCAATGAATTAATCCCTAAACTATGCAAAAGCAGACACACATTGCCAAAAAAGAATTTCTCAGTAGATGCAGCTATCAAAACTATGAGATGGGTGCGGCCGGCACCTACATTTAGGTTACTAGCTATGTTATATATGAGATGTGAACCTGGCGTGTTTAGATTTGCTTTGGCATTTTCTTTAATGGATTAATCTTTTTAACGCTAACGATAAATAGATTGACGAGTTCGAATGCATGTGTTATGTGTATGAAACTTTAGTACAAACTATATGATAAGATGATAAACTACTAAAATTCACAGCGAACTGTGCACATACATGACTCATTTCATCTAAATAGCCTGAtcaacattttattttttttctccttttttaagCCTGATAATGACCAGCATCTATATTAGGCAAAATACATAACAAGAGggtaaaagaaatttaaaaagaaatatgaTTATCATTACCTATACAACATTATGGGCAATATTATCCACCGGAACCAGAGATTGAGGTTTTTGGAGGCAAGATTAGTGAAGGTGTACATTTAATAAGATACTCTTATATGTAGTAAAAGTTTGGGGGAAAACTCtagaaattttcaaagtttttaagGGGACACTAAATGatttagtaaattttttttgttggggggggggggggatcaAAATctaatttctttattaggaTATAAGTGagaattttaattgttttaaagGGCTATAATAGGATTGTCAAAAGCCTTAGGGGGAAGGGGTGACAGCAACAATCCCTCCTTGTCCTCCTAGTTGATTTGTAATGGTATTCTAAAATTGTTATTCACGCTCTTATATAGTAACTTTTCAActtttcaaaaaagaaaaaaaagagtgacGAGAGAGAGGAGCATGAATAACAATTTCCTTTTGGAAATACAACTAACATTTTTGGAGATTATAGTGTCAAACACTTTAGACCAAGTTAGACATAGATAGCTCACCAAGAAGCTTTGAAGTTTCTTGAGCTTATCCTGCATTGATTGAATTAATTAGAAGACAAAGTAGCAAACCAAAGCTTTATGCATAGCACATAGCTTTTGAATCTTTGAACCATAATGACtagatgataaaaaaaaaacaaaaaacctcAACCTCGATTGCTGTGAACATAATCTCCAATTCTATCTTTCCTCCCGTTGCTGTAATCTGCGGCAGATCCTCAAACATGGCCCCTCCAGCCTCCAGCACCTTCCCCCTTTTTCACTTTGCACTATTAAGAAAACATTAGAAAGCCTTGAAATGAGGAAACATAAGATGCCATGCCATAATATCTCAAACTATTGGATCTCCTGATGGCAAAACGTACTCTCTTAACCCCTTTATCTAATAGTACACATTTTGATGCTCTAGTGGCTTGTATTTGTCATAATTACGTCAATCAGTGGCAACTATAAATTGATGAAATGATGTTAACTAGCTAGTAGTACTATATTCTCTGAGTTTAAATGCAATTCAATATATAGCAAACATCTCTAGCATTGGTTGGTGGTATCTATTGAGTTAATTTATTCATTTGCTTTGTGGGATAGTGATCAAGTAGAGGGGAATCACAATGTTACAAGATAATTATGCAGGCCATAACAAAAGAATGGATAGGCCGATCCAGTGGTGGAATTTTAATATTGGAAAAAGAACTGGCACATCATTTTACCTTcaaacatgattttttttttttctttgagtaTTATTGAGTCCCTagctatctccttgatttttaACATATAGGGCTAACTTTGAGATAAAAGgattaaaaacaaaaaggatATCCCATCTCCTAGACATTTGTTTGTTATATCCTCGAGCAAACATGAGGGAAAGGCGGCTTTGGATTTCTTCACAACCTGATTCCATTCCCCTGGCTAGGTTGTGCTCAAGATGCTGTTTTCCTAATGCTGAATATTGTCTCATGTTCTCAGGTTGGATCATATGTGTTGTGTTGTGGACAGAGGATGACATTCTGGCTAATTTTTAACTATTTAATGAACAGGGCAATGCTTAAAAAATATGGCAGGCCAAACTTTGGAGCAATATAAAACCTGTCAGGCAAAGATTTGTGATTGAGTTTGCTTTTGGTTGGGGACTACAATGATTCAAAGCTTTAGTAAAATGTTGTTCTTGGGATTCTCATACAGGTTACTTTGATCAACTTAGACCAAACTTATGCACCAAAATCAATGATTGGAACATCTAATACCTTTGGATCGGATGCTGAAATTTCACAGGTATGACGTTTTTTTTTAATAGGCTGTTTGTCAGAAAAGCAACCTCACAATCAAAATAAAGATGTAAAAGAGTACGCTTCAATGAATTAAGGATGGAAAACCAGACAGCTGGAATTGATAATACCACAAAAATGTCAAAAGTGAAATCCTGTCACAAGACTGGGAATTGGGAAATGCTTAAACTCAAAAAACAGGAAGAGACGATGAATTAATATAGGAAAAAGAATTGAGAATATGTGAAAGCAGAGGAAGATCTCTGATATTTCCAACAAATATGGTTTTTGTTTGTCCAAGAATCTGCTAAGCAATCAAAAAGTATACAGGTTTACCGTGCCAGCAGCAGAGGAAAATTATGCAATACCTATGCTAAGACGACCTTAAAAGTTCTTCAAAGGAGTATGATGAAACCAGGACACCTATCATTGAACATTAGAGCATTGCCCGTCAAGAAATTTGTCGAAGAACTAATTCATCATAAGACCGCTAGACATAAATAACAGGATTTATTTCAACATAATCTGAAACTTCTTCACTGAAGTAAAGAAAGCATTGGCTATTAGTATATATTACTTACTTGAGCTGAAATGGTCCACTGTTGATCAGATACAACAATCAGTGAAGAAGAAAGTTGGAAATAGATGTATAAACTTAGAAAGATTAACTAAGAATAGAGTAAGAAACCAACTCATGAATCTTTTCTACATTTAGGCAAGTAATATATAGTTTCCATTCCACCCCAAAACTAAAAATTACAGCAAACACAGTTTCTTGACATTCTATAACTACAAAAACAGGAAAAGACCATGTTAAGAAACATCCAAGGCAACTAAACCTCAATGTTCATGGCAGAGTTCTGGATGATCCTTAGTTTCCTCCTCTACCAAAGAACGAAAAGACTGAAAAGAAAAACTACTATCTAAGCAGCTTGCATCAGTGGAACTTCCGGTGGATGTTTAGACTCTAAGCAAGTAAATACTGAGTTCAGGAGCTCCATTGCTATCAGGATTCATCATGTAAAATGCCTCCGAATCTCTAGAACCAACAACTCTCTCGAACTTAGCTCTCATGTACATCAGTTCTCCATCAGACTCCGCAGCATCATCTGCATTTCCAGGCAGAACTCCTGCTCCCATCGAAATGGGCTCCACGGCCTTCAATATATTCCATTCTTTTGGTCCACAGTCCCTCCTTGTAGCAAAGCCACACCTCTTTCCATTGCAGTAAGTCCTCCATCGAGGCTCTTCTAGTAGTCTTGtgctcttcttttcttccttgtcACATTCCAATGCAATCCGAGCCAAACCAGAAGCCATTTCACGAACCAATCCAGTTATAGGTGTAGCAAGCTCAATCAAGAAGACTGGTTGTGAATTGGGATCCTTCTGGAATGCAAAATGTACGTGTCCTCTTCTGTTGCCAAAGAGTGTTCCCACCACTCTAGTGCCAAGACCTTGCTGAAAATGCGCCCTGTGTCGACCAAAAGCCGTCAGAACAGAGCGCAGCCTAGAAACTGCTATTGCTTGCAGTTTCTTCCTTGTAGCATTAGCAGAAGTAGCTGCTGATTCTTGCACCTGTTTATCATCTTCCCTTTTCACCTGCTCTAGAAGGTTCTTTGAAGAATTTGAGTCTACAGGCACCTTATCCTTCTCCCCTCTTACTTCTTCAATAGCTTTGGAGCAGGACTTGGTTGAAACCTCTTCATCTTCATTACTGACCTTGGTTGTCCAGTGAAACTGCCTCTTGGAAGCAGGGTCCTGGATATTCTTTGCCATGATTGTCTTCATCTGAGAGAGGAAATACTAAGGGCAAGACAAATCCTTTAAGAATGAGTTAGTGGGAATGGAAAGAGAATGAGAGAGAAAATATTCCAATTTGTTCCTTTTTTCCTGTGGATTtgtaatttctttctttatttcctTTCTCTTTTGTTTGTACTGCTTTTGGTATAGAGCATATCTAAGAATCCTGACAAAGAGAACATAAGCTACCCCACAGCAATAGGAGAGAAAAGCACAGAGATGTtttgaaataaagaaaagaatctGGGGAGACATTGGTTGTGTTACTTCACTTTCTTGTGGGGTAGATAGTGAAAGGAGTTTTGCTCTGCTGACTCTTCTTTTGACTTCAATCTCAATACAGCGAAATTGGAGTGCTCACAAATACCAGCAAAaagaaccaaaacaaaagagaCATCGCCATTCACACTGAACTGTCCAACACGTACCAGAATGATGTTTGGTTCCAGTAAACTGAGAAAACATCCAGATTCTCCTAAGGTCTGCACCAGACATGGTATCCCCAAAAGACTGGTATTGCTCAGTTATCGGCAATATAATTCACTCGGTGACGTAATGTTTAGGTTAGGCGTTCAGATTCCCGCATAGAACTTCATGAGCTGTGCCCATTTCACCAACCACAAACTTTACCTTCCTGGGGATCATCACTCTAGTGGATCCCTTCAATCAATGTCTAGGCTTGCACACGACAGAAGTAAATACACGCATGCACCAGGTGATAAATCGCAGAAAACATAAATTCAAGATATCAAAGGGTCCATTTGATTGCGTAGTTCAACAAAGAATCTGAAGCTTAAGAGAGATTCATTTGATTTACGGCTTAAAGAAAACCTGAATTTGATGCGTAGCTTGGTGGCCGATGGCCAGTTTCTTGCCTTAGTGCAGGAGTTGAGAGAGCACTTCCTAAGTATTGCATCTCAAAGTATGCAAAACAAGCACAACAAAAAGAtggagaaagaaaagggaaagggaaaagaaagcaTAACCAggtgaataaaataaaaaataaaaataaaaaaaacgcaGTTACTACTAGTTAGCATCCTCCCAAGTAACACAGACCGCCATTTTAAGCATCCCAAGTAGGACCTATTCTAGTGGCCTCGGAGCACCATGTAAAGCTGGAAAACCCACTCCGGAGAATGATCAAATGATTACTTGGCCACCATAGAATTTAGAAACTCATCAACTCAATTCAGAGGGCGCATTTTATACTGTAAACTATAACGTTATCCTTCCCAATGGCTAGTCGTCCACTACAGACTAGGCCATGGCTTTCCATGGAAAAGGTGCAGTGCTGCAACTTCAATCCTCATTCACTAAAGCTGCTCCTTGGATTAAATGGGATACTAAGCAAGAGAAGCACACCGCCTGACTGCACTAACTGAGCTAAATatgaaacacacacacacacacacacacacacacacagacagGACGGCAAATTTTAACTGACTAATTAGTAATTACACAGTATATAAACATAATCCGTACGGTACAATTCTAACTCGGAACAGTATAAAATGTCCACTACCAAAAGCTTTTTGTACATCAGATAGGAAAGAGAAGCACTAATTAACCAGTCCAGATGCTTGCCTACAGGTTCGTTATAATGGAGGTCCTACAAGTTAGCTATTCAAACTGGGCTCAGGTTCTGAGTCCGGTTGCTTGGGGACTGTAGGAGGAACAATGGCACCACCATTCATTCTAGCACGTGCCTCGGCAAACATCCTCTGTTGCTCAGCCAATGCTTCTTCTTCAGTCATTTCAGCTCCATTGCTCCACTTCCCAGCTCTTACAGTATCCTGTCAGAAAACAATTTCACCAGCGACAAGCAAAATATCTCAGGCGGTCTGACAAAAATACTCAAGACAGTTGATTTCCCTTTAAGTGCTCATCAAGTTTAAACTTGATTCCAAGCACCAGATTTTGTTTTgggaaagaaagagagattgaaataaatgaaatgttCAATCAAACAAATATGACTTAAAATatattccaaatccaaattgtaagGCGTCAGAACAACATTATAGAGGATATCTGAGACTGTTTCCATGGATTTGattgaaatcaaaattttgactaTCGCAACATGCAGGAACCACAATTCACTGCAGTTAGATACTCGTAAAACAACAATTTTGGAATTAAAATGTAACAGCCTCCCAGAATTCTCCCCATTTTGACAACTCTAGGCATTATAACAGAGCTAATAATCGGAAACTTTCAAACGGCCCCTTAAGTCAGTTGACTAGATTCAAAACATAGCATCTATGCTGTTGAAACCAGGACAGAAGTAAAAGGGAGATGAATACTCACCATAGTCTCATTTCTGTGTTGTTCATAAGCAGCATGAACTTCTTCGATGTAATCCCCAAAACCAAGAACCTGCCACATATAAATTACCATGATTACAAGATTCATCCTTCTCAAAAAAATGTAGTCAATTTTGGGTCAAAACTGAGATTGGGATTGATCTCATAAGCTGAATCAGCCCAAGACTGAAACTCTATTTACAGAAATAATAAATACTGCCTGACAAAAAACACAGATTGAAAGATACTTatacaaaagaaaaacttaAGAACAGATTAGGCTCAAAGTACAAACCTCTAAAGCCTTCAAAACATGTTCAGGGGCAATcgttcttttctcttctttgcCGCAAACTTCATTCGACTCTGATGAAATAAGATTAATGAACTCTGCAATAAAAAAGAACCGATCAAACATTagaaccaaaaaagaaaactcATGAATCTTAACTTTGCCCAAAGTAGATTTAAGACTTGAGATTCAACATCAAACAAACAGAAACTTCCAAGAGATGTCTAATAGGGCAGAAAACTTCAATCAAGCATAGATTAAATTATCCCACAATTGCACAAGAGACAGGAACATTAAATCCAACATCACATTCTGTTCCATCCTCTCAAGTGAACTCTGTCCTTAAATCTGGCTCTTTATCAAACTAATACTTCCAGTTCCCAAGCTTCAAATTTAAAGTCCAAGTTTGATTACCAAAAGATCACTTTGTATTCTCCTTTGCACGTCAATTTTAAGTTAGCATTTTATATTCAGACTTTGCACGCTTATTTACTATACATGTAGACTGCAATGAAAAAGAAGGTGATATGACAAAAAGGAAAGTCTTATTCTTACAAGTTAGAAGATTAGTTGAATAAAAGAATTAACAACCACTGAAAGTAACCAGTTTAATTCCTAAAATGGTCCAATAAGAAATGATCAATGCCCTCACAATCACAGATATATCGGGGATGATGCCAATGGATCATATACAAATGAAACTAAAAAGCATCTGTCACTACATACCTACACAGCATTCAATCAAAAGATCCTGTGCATCTCTTGCGACACGAACATCTGGAGGCAGCATCTCTTTAATAATTTTTGTCATAGTGGCTGCAGGAAAGCATATCAATCAGCAAATAGTCAATTGAAGTTTCACAtgcaaatgcacaaaaaattgtTAAAAGAATGAACACACAATTTCACAcaataatgaggggaaaaactGGCATCAATGTCCCAAAtcaattaaccacaattaacCAGAAACGAACCCAGTTCACACAAAAAaatttctcctctttttttttttttttgctttggcCTTTGACCTTCCTCATCACCAAGTGTAAACATAAATCACCATATTTAACATAAttgctttattaaaaaaataaaattggccAACCGGCTGGAACCCTAGAATCGAATATAAAGCATGCCCAACATCCAAACACCTAAAACTCCAAAATCCAAcaaaaattcacagaaaaaaGAAGCCCCTTTCAACCAGAAAAGAATCCAGTTCACGtaaaaaatttctcttttctctttttgctTTGGCTTTTGAAATTGCTCATCATATATTTACATAATTGCTTTATTAAAAAACTGACCAAATGGCTGGAACCCTAGAATCATCTAAATAGCATGCCAGACATTAACCACCTAAAATCCAAAATCTAACAAAAATTGACAGAAAAAAAGTCCCTTTTAACAAGAATAGCAGCTCAAAAGCATATAGACCCGATAAGggacaagaaacaaaaatttgcaaaaaaaaaaaaattctgcatATTCATACAGGAACAGTAATAAGATAGGGATCAAATCGAACCTTTAGGAAGAGAAGCGTCTTCTTTTGTTCGCCCAACTATGTCCATCGGTTCCATTATTGgccttcaaaataaaatgaaatcaCAAGTCATGAACTTCACAGCAAATATCAGATacaattatattaaaaaaagcGAAGATAGAGATCTAAAGCTCGAAGAAGGCAAAATTCAGAAAAAGTACACTCACCAGCAGATACAATCGCGAATCGGAGGAAACAGAGAGGAGAGAGGGATAGATCGGTCGGTTTATAATCAACCGATTGGAAGATTACGAAAAGCTACAGAAGTAGGCGATCGGAGGCGGAGGCGGTCGTTGGTGTTCATATTCATGGTGGTTGTCGATGATTatagagagagaaagtgaaGAAGCGGAGGCGACTAGGGCAACAATTCTTCTCGAAAGCGCGTTGGATTTGGACATTCCCACGCGCTAGAGAGGGCGTGGGGACGATCCACTGTGGGACCCCAATTGGAAAGGTTCCTGATTGGTCCGTGATGAGTACGTGCGGGGTGGAGAGTGGATGAGGTGACGATTAAACTTATGGGGCGGTGTTTATATAGTTTCCGTCTCGAGGCACGAGAGAGGAAGTAAAAACAGTTGGATCGGAATTGGAATTCGCCAATGAGACAGGGAGAGTGTTACGGGAGGAGCCTGGGGGATGGATTTGGATTGTTGCGGAGTGTGACCCGTCAGGAACTCAGTCTCTTTGGGTTCAATGGGCTGTGATCTGTGTGCATTTTGGGCTTTGGAATCCGGCTGAAAGGTTAATGGTAGATTCGTCAACTTCCACATTCTTTGTGCTCtagtttctttttattttttatattaaaaattctttttgaaaataaaaccaAGAATGATGAATATGGTCTATGCCCCTAGTGGATTTGGGGTAGGTACAATTGGCTTTAGGTAcgattattgtattttttttaatgatttaatATACATTTACGTAACTTTGTCGTATTTCATGATATATAATAAAAAGGTACGTGAGTGTGCACTAAATTATGAAAAGAATACAACAACTGTACCAATTGCACCTAAGGTTAATTATACCTATTCCATTCCCGTCCCTAGCtatcttcaaaattttttgaacaAACTTGAAGCAAAAAGTAGAGACGAATGAAAGGGATATAAAAAAAACTTTAATAGACACTTTTTAATATTAGTTGTATTTTTATTAGATTCCCGTATGTGTGCAAATATAAGAAAAAGATTACAAATCAGATTTTAGGACTAGATATTGCGCGTCTCAAATTTTACACTTTGAGTAGCATTACATAAAATtctattaaataaataaaaaaaagaacattaacacaattttttctcgaaaattgTTTGCTTAATGTTAACTCAGAAGCAAATAGTTTAGTAAAATTGGTAAGGGGATTGACAACCCCTCAGAGCTGTTCAAGTTCTAAAGCCCAAGGCCTGCCTGGGCCACATAGGGAATGAAGCCCATGATTTGCCGCTAAGCACGCTTTTAGTCTTTAATATTTGATCAGCGAAAAGCAAAAAAGTCGTGCCCATTAAAACATCATATTGCACGTCTTCAATGGGAgcttctgctgctgctgcttctttttcttcttcatcattcTCGAATCAAAACTTCTTCCTGCACAAGTAGTATAACA encodes the following:
- the LOC113767946 gene encoding protein MIZU-KUSSEI 1, whose product is MKTIMAKNIQDPASKRQFHWTTKVSNEDEEVSTKSCSKAIEEVRGEKDKVPVDSNSSKNLLEQVKREDDKQVQESAATSANATRKKLQAIAVSRLRSVLTAFGRHRAHFQQGLGTRVVGTLFGNRRGHVHFAFQKDPNSQPVFLIELATPITGLVREMASGLARIALECDKEEKKSTRLLEEPRWRTYCNGKRCGFATRRDCGPKEWNILKAVEPISMGAGVLPGNADDAAESDGELMYMRAKFERVVGSRDSEAFYMMNPDSNGAPELSIYLLRV
- the LOC113768075 gene encoding protein Dr1 homolog; translation: MEPMDIVGRTKEDASLPKATMTKIIKEMLPPDVRVARDAQDLLIECCVEFINLISSESNEVCGKEEKRTIAPEHVLKALEVLGFGDYIEEVHAAYEQHRNETMDTVRAGKWSNGAEMTEEEALAEQQRMFAEARARMNGGAIVPPTVPKQPDSEPEPSLNS